Sequence from the Deinococcus aerophilus genome:
CTGGAAACGCCCGAGTTCACCACCCCGACCTCTGGCGGGCACAGCGCGCGATGGCACGCGACCACCGGCCACCACCCCAACCTGATGACGGCGGCCCGCATCGCCCTGCGCGCCCTGCTGCGGCGGCTGCAGGCCCGCGGCCTGAGTCTGGAACAGGCCTACGTGCTGTCCAGCGCGTGTGTGGACCTCAAGATCAGTCAGGTCGTGGACGCGCCGAACTACACGGTCAGCGCCTTCCTGCCGCTGGACATCTTCGTGGAGTGAGGCGAGGGCGGCGGAGCGCGGCCGCCCTCCACTCACTCGGTCTATTCCAGGGTGACCAGATAGTCGTACAGGTCCGGTCCGCCCGCGTGCACCTCGACCTCGGCCATGCTGAATTCCTGGCCGATGCGCCCGGCTAGGGCTTCCAGGTCCTCCTGGGTTTTCTGTGGTCCGCCGAACACCGTGATGATCTCCTGCCCGGCGTAGGCGGCCCCCAGCATCTTCAACACGCTGTCCTCGGGGCTGCCGCCCGCCTGCACAAGTTCGTCGTCCTGCAGGCCGATCACGTCGCCCTCGGCGATGTCCAGCGTGTCGCCATTCTTGGTGGTGATGTTGGTGGTGCGGCTGGCGCGCGTGACCTCGAAGGTGGTGATGGCCTGCGCCGCCTGAGTCATGGCCTCTTTCAGTTCCTCGGCAGCGACATCAGGCTGAAAAGCCAGCGCCGCGCCGATGCCCTGCCCGAGCGTGCGCGTGGGAATCACGACCGCGCGGCCTTCCATCAGCTCCATCGCCTTCTCGGCGGCCATCAGCACGTTCTTGTTGTTGGGCAGCACGATCACGCGCTCGGCGCTGACCGAGCGAACGGCGTCCACGATGTCCTGCACGCTGGGGTTGGCGGTCTGCCCGCCAGAGACGATGCGCGCTCCCAGGCTGCGGAACAGCTTGACCAGACCGTAGCCGTTGGCCACGGCGACCAGTCCCGAGGGGGCCAGCTCCTCCTCGGCCCGCGCCATGGCCCCGACCATGCCCAGGATCTCGGTGTGCTGCTCGGACATGTCCTCGACCTTGGTCTTGAGCATCTTGCCGTGGCGGCCCACCGTCGCGAGCAGTTCATCGGGCTCGTTGGTGTGGATGTGGCCCTTGACGTACCCTTCTGCGCCCACCACCAGCAGGCTGTCGCCGTAGGGGCTGACCAGTTCGCGGATCTCCTCGATGGGCTTGGTCGCCCCGGACATCAGGAACTCGGTGCAGAAGCCGAACTCCTCGTTCTCGAACTGCTGCTGCGCGTAGTGCGTGATCTCGGGTGCCTCGGGCAGCGCGTCGCCGCGCAGCTCGGCGAGCATGCCCTGCACGATGTACAGGTAGCCCTGGCCGCCGCTGTCGATCACGCCGGCCTGCTTCAGTGCGGGCAGCATCTCGGGCGTCTGGTCGAGCAGTTCCTGGCCCTTGAACAGCGCATTTTCCAGCACCATATCCACGCTCTGGCCGCGCGCTCCCTCGGCCACGCCGCGCGCCACGGTCAGAATGGTGCCCTCCACCGGCTTCATGACCGCGCCGTACCCGCTTTTCTGGGCGGCCTGGAATGCGCGGGCCAGCAGCGCGGCGTCCACCTCGGCGCTGTCCTTGATCGTCTCGGCAAAGCCCTTGAGCAGTTGCGAGAGGATCACGCCGCTGTTGCCGCGCGCGCCGAGCAGCGCGCCGTAGCTGATGGCGCGGGCCACGCTGGGCATGCTGTTCTCATCACAGGTGTCGAGTTCGCGCCGCACCGACTGCATGGTCAGGTGCATGTTCGTGCCGGTGTCGCCGTCGGGCACCGGGTAGACGTTCAGGGCATTGACCTCCTCGCGGTACACGCCCAGCCAGTCGGTGGCGTAGCGCAGCATGCGGGCCAGGTCGGCGGGTTTCAGGGTGGAGGGGTGCTCAGACACGCTGGACCCCCACGGCGTGGACGCGGGTGGCGGCCAGCTCAATGCCCGCCTGGTTCCTGA
This genomic interval carries:
- a CDS encoding DAK2 domain-containing protein, whose amino-acid sequence is MLRYATDWLGVYREEVNALNVYPVPDGDTGTNMHLTMQSVRRELDTCDENSMPSVARAISYGALLGARGNSGVILSQLLKGFAETIKDSAEVDAALLARAFQAAQKSGYGAVMKPVEGTILTVARGVAEGARGQSVDMVLENALFKGQELLDQTPEMLPALKQAGVIDSGGQGYLYIVQGMLAELRGDALPEAPEITHYAQQQFENEEFGFCTEFLMSGATKPIEEIRELVSPYGDSLLVVGAEGYVKGHIHTNEPDELLATVGRHGKMLKTKVEDMSEQHTEILGMVGAMARAEEELAPSGLVAVANGYGLVKLFRSLGARIVSGGQTANPSVQDIVDAVRSVSAERVIVLPNNKNVLMAAEKAMELMEGRAVVIPTRTLGQGIGAALAFQPDVAAEELKEAMTQAAQAITTFEVTRASRTTNITTKNGDTLDIAEGDVIGLQDDELVQAGGSPEDSVLKMLGAAYAGQEIITVFGGPQKTQEDLEALAGRIGQEFSMAEVEVHAGGPDLYDYLVTLE